One window of the Streptococcus parasanguinis ATCC 15912 genome contains the following:
- the cdaA gene encoding diadenylate cyclase CdaA, with protein MNIQQFSNPQFWTSLFPNWWSVIINIIDIALVAWLLYFLIKAIVGTKIMILVRGVIIFFLVQFLANFLGLTTISWLINQVITYGVIALVVIFSPEIRIGLERLGRATEFFTTSEVSQEEKMVQAYVKAVAYMSPRKIGALVAIQGARTLQEYISTGIPLDADISGELLINIFIPNTPLHDGAVIVRNDKIAVSCAYLPLTENTEISKEFGTRHRAAIGLSEVSDAFTFVVSEETGGISMTYNGTFRHDLTLEEFETELRAFLVPEENKTISWKERLFGRVTK; from the coding sequence ATGAATATTCAACAGTTTTCAAATCCACAATTTTGGACCAGTTTGTTCCCGAATTGGTGGAGTGTTATTATCAATATCATCGATATTGCCCTGGTGGCTTGGTTGTTGTATTTTTTGATCAAGGCTATCGTCGGGACCAAGATCATGATTTTGGTTCGTGGGGTCATTATCTTTTTCTTGGTTCAGTTTTTGGCCAATTTCTTGGGACTCACGACTATTTCTTGGTTGATCAATCAAGTGATTACCTATGGGGTTATCGCCTTGGTTGTGATTTTCTCCCCTGAAATTCGGATTGGCTTAGAGCGTCTAGGTCGGGCGACAGAATTTTTTACGACGAGTGAAGTCAGTCAGGAAGAGAAGATGGTACAGGCCTATGTTAAGGCAGTGGCTTATATGAGCCCACGTAAGATTGGTGCTTTGGTAGCTATTCAAGGGGCCAGAACCCTTCAGGAATACATTTCCACAGGGATTCCACTAGATGCGGATATTTCAGGAGAATTGCTGATTAATATCTTCATTCCTAATACTCCTTTGCACGATGGAGCGGTCATTGTCCGCAATGACAAAATCGCTGTTTCTTGTGCCTACCTGCCCTTGACGGAAAACACTGAGATTTCAAAAGAGTTTGGAACGCGTCACCGTGCAGCTATTGGCTTATCTGAAGTTTCTGATGCCTTTACCTTTGTGGTATCAGAAGAAACGGGTGGCATCTCTATGACCTACAACGGAACTTTTCGTCATGATTTAACTTTAGAAGAGTTTGAGACGGAATTGAGAGCCTTCTTGGTTCCTGAAGAGAATAAAACGATTAGTTGGAAAGAGCGTCTATTTGGGAGGGTAACAAAATGA
- a CDS encoding DUF4044 domain-containing protein, with protein MAFGDNGKRKKTPFEMITMVVIVIMLIVTVGAIFATAIGALSY; from the coding sequence GTGGCTTTTGGAGATAACGGAAAACGTAAAAAAACACCATTTGAAATGATCACGATGGTGGTTATTGTGATTATGTTGATTGTAACGGTTGGTGCAATCTTTGCAACCGCAATTGGTGCTCTTTCTTATTAA
- the rpsU gene encoding 30S ribosomal protein S21 — protein MSKTVVRKNESLDDALRRFKRAVTKAGTLQETRKREFYEKPSVKRKRKSEAARKRKKF, from the coding sequence ATGTCAAAAACAGTAGTACGTAAGAATGAATCTCTTGACGATGCTCTTCGTCGTTTCAAACGTGCGGTTACTAAAGCTGGTACTCTTCAAGAAACACGCAAACGTGAATTCTATGAAAAACCTTCTGTAAAACGTAAACGTAAATCAGAAGCAGCTCGTAAACGTAAAAAATTCTAA
- the mscL gene encoding large conductance mechanosensitive channel protein MscL, whose translation MLKELKAFLLRGNVVDLAVAVVIGAAFGAIVTSFVNDIITPLILKPALKAARVQNIAQLSWNGVAYGSFLSAVINFLVVGTVLFFVVKAAEKAQNFGKKEEAVEEEAPAPTQEELLAEIRDLLANK comes from the coding sequence ATGTTAAAAGAATTGAAAGCTTTTCTCCTTCGTGGGAACGTTGTTGACCTTGCTGTTGCCGTCGTTATCGGAGCTGCATTTGGAGCTATCGTTACATCATTTGTGAACGATATCATCACTCCACTTATTTTGAAACCAGCTTTGAAAGCTGCTCGTGTTCAAAATATTGCACAATTGTCATGGAACGGTGTTGCATACGGTAGCTTCTTGAGCGCTGTGATCAACTTCCTTGTTGTTGGTACTGTTCTTTTCTTCGTTGTGAAAGCTGCTGAAAAGGCTCAAAACTTTGGAAAAAAAGAAGAAGCTGTCGAAGAAGAAGCTCCTGCTCCTACTCAAGAAGAGTTGCTTGCTGAAATCCGCGACTTGCTTGCAAACAAATAA
- a CDS encoding RidA family protein: protein MAKTIHTDKAPAAIGPYVQGKIVGNLLFASGQVPLSPETGEIIGETIQEQTEQVLKNIGAILEEAGTDFDHVVKTTCFLSDMNDFVPFNEVYKTVFTTEFPARSAVEVARLPRDVKVEIEVIAEIKA, encoded by the coding sequence ATGGCAAAAACAATTCATACAGATAAAGCACCCGCAGCAATTGGACCTTATGTTCAAGGGAAAATCGTAGGCAATCTTCTCTTTGCAAGCGGACAAGTTCCTTTGTCACCTGAAACAGGAGAAATCATTGGCGAAACCATCCAAGAACAAACAGAGCAAGTCTTAAAGAACATTGGGGCTATTTTGGAAGAGGCTGGGACAGACTTCGACCACGTGGTAAAAACCACTTGTTTCTTAAGTGATATGAATGACTTTGTACCTTTCAATGAGGTCTATAAAACAGTCTTTACCACAGAATTTCCAGCTCGATCTGCTGTTGAAGTAGCACGCCTGCCACGTGATGTGAAGGTTGAAATTGAAGTTATTGCGGAAATCAAAGCCTAA
- the whiA gene encoding DNA-binding protein WhiA encodes MSFTVRVKEELLSLKRFEKSELAAIIKMSGSLGISMGGLTLSVTTENAKIARHIYELLHHFYGAKSDIRHHQKTNLKKNRVYTVFLDEKVEEILADLHLADAFFGIETGIDASVLEDEVASRAYLRGAFLSSGSIKDPEKGKYQLEIHSVYTDHAEGIALLMQGFLLDAKTIERKKGVVTYLQRAEDIIDFLIVVEAMQAMQEFESIKVMRETRNDLNRANNAEMANIQRTVTASMKTINNISKIVDTVGLGSLPSDLQEVAYIRMNHPDYSIQQIADSLQKPISKSGVNHRLRKINKIADDLDK; translated from the coding sequence ATGAGTTTTACGGTTCGTGTAAAAGAAGAATTATTGTCTCTCAAGCGATTTGAAAAGAGTGAATTGGCTGCCATTATCAAGATGTCTGGAAGTCTTGGGATTTCAATGGGGGGCTTGACGCTCTCGGTAACAACAGAAAATGCCAAGATTGCCCGCCATATCTATGAATTGTTGCATCATTTCTACGGGGCCAAATCAGATATTCGCCACCACCAAAAAACCAATTTGAAAAAGAATCGTGTCTACACAGTATTCTTGGATGAAAAGGTAGAAGAAATTTTAGCTGACTTACATTTGGCAGATGCCTTTTTTGGGATTGAGACAGGCATTGATGCTAGTGTTTTAGAAGATGAAGTAGCCAGTCGTGCTTATCTTCGAGGAGCTTTTCTGTCAAGTGGTTCCATCAAGGATCCTGAAAAAGGAAAGTACCAGCTGGAAATTCATTCTGTTTATACAGACCACGCGGAAGGAATTGCCCTTCTCATGCAAGGATTTTTACTAGATGCGAAAACCATCGAGCGGAAAAAAGGAGTGGTGACCTATCTGCAAAGAGCAGAAGATATTATTGATTTTCTAATTGTAGTAGAGGCCATGCAAGCCATGCAGGAATTTGAGTCTATCAAGGTCATGAGAGAGACACGCAATGACCTCAATCGGGCCAATAATGCCGAGATGGCCAATATCCAGCGAACAGTCACAGCTAGCATGAAAACCATTAATAATATTAGTAAAATTGTGGATACGGTCGGTCTAGGAAGTTTACCAAGTGACCTGCAAGAAGTTGCCTATATCCGGATGAACCATCCAGATTATTCCATCCAGCAGATCGCTGATAGTTTGCAAAAACCTATTTCAAAAAGCGGTGTCAATCACCGCTTGCGTAAGATCAATAAGATCGCAGACGATTTAGACAAATAA
- a CDS encoding CdaR family protein — MRSKKEFLYVFASVLLSFILFINASSFNFQNNSSARQVSSETYTNTLTNIPIDAKYNDKTYFVSGLTSEVTVFLKGSNRVALASEMQPGTRKFRVVADLRKVKEGTVEVPLIIEDLPAGLTATVEPQKVSVKIGKKAKKSFAVRATIPDNQIVDGITVTDISLETTKVEVTSDQETLSRIDHVEAVFPSSEIISGNYSGTISLNAVDAQGNVLPGLVKPSETRIQVTTKSSSSTSSSSSSSSTSSSSSN, encoded by the coding sequence ATGAGATCGAAAAAAGAATTTCTTTATGTTTTCGCCTCCGTCTTATTATCCTTTATCTTATTTATCAATGCGTCTTCCTTTAATTTTCAAAATAATAGTAGTGCTAGACAAGTGAGTTCAGAGACCTATACCAATACCTTGACCAATATTCCAATTGATGCCAAATACAATGACAAGACATATTTTGTCAGTGGGTTGACATCAGAGGTAACGGTCTTTCTGAAAGGTTCAAATCGGGTTGCCCTTGCTAGTGAGATGCAACCGGGCACTCGGAAGTTTCGAGTGGTGGCTGATCTTCGTAAGGTCAAGGAAGGTACCGTCGAAGTTCCTTTGATTATAGAAGATCTTCCAGCCGGTTTGACAGCAACGGTAGAGCCTCAGAAAGTTTCAGTAAAGATCGGGAAGAAAGCGAAAAAATCATTTGCTGTCAGGGCTACGATCCCGGACAATCAAATTGTGGATGGGATAACAGTAACGGATATTTCTCTTGAAACAACTAAGGTGGAAGTGACGAGTGATCAAGAAACCTTAAGTCGCATTGATCATGTCGAAGCTGTCTTTCCATCCAGTGAGATCATTAGTGGGAATTATAGCGGAACCATTTCCTTAAATGCAGTGGATGCCCAAGGAAATGTTCTACCAGGTCTGGTCAAGCCGAGTGAAACACGGATCCAAGTGACCACAAAGAGTAGTTCGTCTACGTCAAGCTCTAGCAGTTCGTCGTCGACCTCTTCCAGTTCAAGTAATTAG
- a CDS encoding NAD(P)/FAD-dependent oxidoreductase, giving the protein MSEIYDITIVGGGPVGLFAAFYGNMRQVKVKLIDSLPQLGGQPAILYPEKSILDVPGFTNLTGEELSNRLIEQVKRFDTPIFLNETVEDIQKEGDLFTITTSRQVHQSKAVIIAMGGGAFKPRALDIEGAEDFDNVHYHVSNIQQYEGQHVTVLGGGDSAVDWALAFDKISPTTIIHRRDNFRALEHSVEELKQSSVNIKTPFVPSRLIGENGHATHLEITKVKADETELLPIDHLFVNYGFKSSIGNLKEWGVELQRHKIKVNQKQETSLPGIYACGDCCFYEGKIDLIATGLGEAPTAVNNAINYIYPDKKVQPTHSTSL; this is encoded by the coding sequence ATGTCAGAAATTTATGATATTACGATTGTTGGGGGCGGACCAGTTGGTCTGTTTGCTGCTTTTTATGGCAATATGCGCCAAGTAAAAGTCAAACTGATTGATTCCTTACCTCAACTTGGAGGGCAACCAGCCATTCTCTATCCAGAAAAAAGTATCCTCGATGTACCCGGATTTACCAATTTAACAGGTGAAGAATTGAGCAACCGCTTGATCGAGCAAGTCAAACGATTTGACACACCGATTTTCCTCAATGAAACTGTAGAGGATATTCAAAAAGAGGGTGACCTCTTCACTATCACTACTTCTCGCCAAGTACATCAGTCTAAAGCAGTCATTATTGCTATGGGTGGCGGTGCCTTTAAACCACGTGCCCTTGACATTGAGGGAGCTGAGGACTTTGATAACGTCCACTACCATGTTTCAAACATCCAGCAATATGAAGGACAGCATGTGACCGTCCTTGGTGGTGGGGACTCTGCTGTGGACTGGGCTCTTGCTTTTGACAAGATTTCTCCAACTACAATCATTCACCGTCGGGACAACTTCCGCGCCTTGGAACATAGTGTAGAAGAACTCAAACAATCTTCTGTCAACATCAAAACACCATTTGTTCCTAGTCGCTTGATTGGCGAAAATGGTCATGCCACACACCTTGAAATCACAAAAGTTAAAGCCGATGAAACGGAACTCCTCCCGATTGATCACTTATTTGTCAACTATGGCTTTAAATCTTCTATCGGAAACTTGAAAGAATGGGGTGTAGAATTGCAACGCCATAAAATCAAGGTAAATCAGAAACAAGAAACCAGTCTTCCTGGAATTTATGCCTGTGGAGACTGCTGCTTCTACGAAGGAAAAATTGATCTCATCGCTACAGGTCTGGGGGAAGCTCCAACAGCTGTAAATAATGCCATCAACTACATCTATCCAGATAAGAAAGTCCAACCAACGCACTCAACCAGTTTATAA
- the obgE gene encoding GTPase ObgE, with protein sequence MSMFLDTAKIKVKAGNGGDGMVAFRREKYVPNGGPWGGDGGRGGNVIFVVDEGLRTLMDFRYNRHFKAQNGEKGMTKGMHGRGAEDLYVRVPQGTTVRDAETGKVITDLVENGQEYIVAHGGRGGRGNIRFATPKNPAPEISENGEPGQERELELELKVLADVGLVGFPSVGKSTLLSVITSAKPKIGAYHFTTIVPNLGMVRTPSGESFAVADLPGLIEGASQGVGLGTQFLRHIERTRVILHVIDMSASEGRDPYEDYVQINKELETYNLRLMERPQIIVANKMDMPESQENLKEFKKKLAANYDEFDELPQIFPISSLAHQGLDNLLDATAELLDKTPEFLLYSEDDMAQEEVYYGFDEDQPAFDISRDDDAAWVLSGEKLEKLFNMTNFDRDEAVMKFARQLRGMGVDEALRARGAKDGDIVRIGKFEFEFVD encoded by the coding sequence ATGAGTATGTTTTTAGATACAGCCAAGATCAAGGTCAAGGCTGGAAATGGCGGCGATGGCATGGTGGCCTTTCGCCGTGAAAAATATGTCCCTAATGGCGGACCTTGGGGTGGTGATGGAGGTCGTGGTGGCAATGTCATCTTCGTAGTAGACGAAGGCTTGCGCACCCTGATGGACTTCCGCTATAACCGGCATTTCAAAGCCCAAAATGGGGAAAAAGGAATGACCAAAGGGATGCACGGACGGGGAGCAGAAGATCTTTATGTACGAGTTCCCCAAGGAACGACCGTCCGAGATGCTGAAACGGGCAAGGTCATTACTGACCTAGTTGAAAATGGACAAGAGTACATCGTTGCACACGGTGGCCGTGGAGGGCGTGGAAATATTCGTTTTGCCACTCCTAAAAATCCAGCACCAGAGATTTCTGAAAATGGAGAGCCTGGTCAGGAACGTGAATTAGAGTTAGAACTGAAGGTCTTGGCAGATGTTGGTTTGGTTGGCTTCCCTTCTGTTGGGAAATCGACCCTTCTCAGTGTCATCACTTCAGCCAAACCAAAAATTGGGGCTTATCATTTCACAACCATCGTTCCAAATTTGGGAATGGTTCGGACTCCGTCTGGGGAATCCTTTGCCGTAGCAGACCTTCCTGGATTGATTGAAGGGGCTAGCCAAGGTGTCGGATTAGGAACCCAGTTCCTTCGTCACATCGAGCGCACCCGTGTTATCTTGCATGTTATTGATATGTCTGCCAGTGAAGGACGCGACCCTTATGAAGATTATGTTCAAATCAATAAAGAGCTTGAAACCTATAATCTTCGCTTGATGGAACGTCCTCAGATTATCGTGGCGAATAAGATGGACATGCCGGAAAGCCAAGAAAATTTGAAAGAATTCAAGAAGAAATTGGCAGCCAATTACGATGAGTTTGATGAACTGCCACAGATCTTCCCGATCTCTAGTTTGGCTCATCAAGGTTTAGACAATTTGTTAGATGCAACGGCAGAATTGTTAGACAAAACACCAGAATTCCTCTTGTATTCAGAAGACGACATGGCCCAAGAAGAAGTTTACTATGGCTTTGATGAAGACCAGCCGGCCTTTGATATCAGTCGTGATGACGACGCTGCTTGGGTCTTGTCTGGTGAAAAACTTGAAAAACTCTTTAATATGACGAATTTCGATCGAGATGAAGCGGTCATGAAATTTGCTCGTCAATTGCGTGGAATGGGTGTTGATGAAGCTCTCCGTGCACGTGGGGCAAAAGATGGCGATATCGTCCGGATCGGTAAATTTGAATTTGAGTTTGTAGATTAA
- the rapZ gene encoding RNase adapter RapZ has product MTESKIQLVMVTGMSGAGKTVAIQSFEDLGYFTIDNMPPALLLKFIELMRHSPDNNKLAVVVDMRSRSFFNEIRTILDELDNQEDLDFKVLFLDATDSELVARYKETRRSHPLAADGRVLDGITLERELLSPLKNISQNVVDTTELTPRNLRKTIAEQFASQDNQPDFRIEVMSFGFKYGLPIDADLVFDVRFLPNPYYKLELRNLTGQDPAVYDYVMDHPESEDFYRHLHDLIVPILPSYKREGKSVLTIAMGCTGGQHRSVAFAERLAHDLETNWQVNCSHRDKDRRKETVNRS; this is encoded by the coding sequence ATGACAGAAAGTAAGATTCAACTGGTCATGGTAACAGGAATGAGCGGTGCTGGCAAGACCGTCGCTATCCAATCGTTTGAGGATTTGGGTTACTTTACCATCGATAATATGCCACCGGCGCTCTTGCTGAAATTTATTGAGCTCATGCGTCATAGCCCGGATAACAATAAATTAGCCGTTGTTGTGGACATGCGGAGCCGTTCTTTTTTCAATGAAATTCGCACCATTTTGGATGAATTAGACAATCAAGAAGACCTCGATTTCAAGGTTTTGTTCTTGGATGCTACTGACAGTGAGTTGGTAGCACGATATAAGGAAACACGTCGTAGCCATCCACTAGCTGCAGATGGCCGTGTTTTAGATGGGATTACCTTAGAGCGAGAGCTCTTGTCTCCTTTAAAAAATATCAGTCAAAATGTGGTGGACACGACTGAGTTGACGCCCCGTAATCTGAGAAAAACGATTGCAGAGCAATTTGCCAGTCAAGATAATCAGCCAGATTTTCGGATTGAGGTCATGTCATTTGGTTTTAAATATGGCCTTCCGATCGATGCCGATCTTGTCTTTGACGTGCGTTTTCTTCCAAATCCCTACTATAAATTGGAACTTCGGAATTTAACCGGTCAAGATCCAGCTGTCTATGATTATGTCATGGATCACCCTGAATCAGAGGACTTTTACCGTCATCTCCATGACTTAATCGTTCCTATTTTACCGTCTTATAAACGAGAAGGTAAATCCGTTCTCACCATCGCCATGGGCTGTACTGGAGGTCAACACCGTTCAGTAGCCTTTGCAGAGCGCTTAGCGCATGATTTAGAAACAAATTGGCAGGTCAATTGCAGTCATAGAGACAAGGACAGACGGAAAGAAACGGTGAATCGCTCATGA
- the glmM gene encoding phosphoglucosamine mutase, whose translation MGKYFGTDGVRGEANVELTPELAFKLGRFGGYVLSQHEEETPLVFVGRDTRISGEMLEHALIAGLLSVGIRVYKLGVIATPGVAYLVRTEKASAGVMISASHNPALDNGIKFFGGDGFKLDDDRELEIEALLDATEDTLPRPSAQGLGTVMEYPEGLRKYQEFLVSTGVQLEGMRMVLDTANGAASTSARQIFADLGAQLTVIGENPDGLNINDGVGSTHPEHLQEKVKEVGAAIGLAFDGDSDRLIAVDENGEIVDGDKIMYIIGSYLSSKGLLEKNTIVTTVMSNLGFHKALDAKGIQKEITAVGDRYVVEEMRKSGYNLGGEQSGHVVIMDYNTTGDGQLTGVQLTKIMQETGKKLSELAAEVTIYPQKLVNIRVENSMKDKAMEVPAIREIIEKMEAEMAENGRILVRPSGTEPLLRVMAEAPTHEEVDYYVDTIAAVVQAEIGL comes from the coding sequence ATGGGTAAATATTTTGGAACGGACGGTGTCCGCGGAGAAGCAAATGTAGAATTAACGCCAGAATTGGCCTTTAAGTTGGGGCGTTTCGGTGGTTATGTGTTGAGCCAACATGAAGAAGAAACGCCCTTGGTATTTGTTGGACGTGATACGCGTATTTCTGGTGAAATGCTGGAGCATGCTTTGATCGCTGGCCTCTTATCAGTTGGGATTCGTGTCTATAAGTTGGGTGTGATTGCAACGCCAGGTGTTGCCTATCTGGTTCGTACGGAAAAAGCCAGCGCCGGCGTTATGATTTCTGCTAGCCACAATCCAGCCTTGGACAATGGCATCAAATTCTTTGGTGGTGATGGTTTCAAATTGGATGATGATCGCGAGCTTGAAATTGAAGCCTTGCTTGATGCCACTGAAGATACCCTTCCACGTCCAAGTGCGCAAGGTTTAGGAACGGTCATGGAATATCCAGAAGGCTTGCGTAAGTATCAAGAATTCCTTGTATCGACAGGTGTCCAACTCGAGGGCATGCGCATGGTCTTAGATACAGCAAATGGTGCAGCCTCTACCAGTGCTCGTCAAATCTTTGCAGATTTAGGAGCTCAATTGACCGTCATCGGTGAAAACCCAGATGGTTTGAACATCAATGATGGGGTTGGCTCTACTCACCCAGAGCACTTGCAAGAGAAAGTGAAAGAAGTAGGCGCAGCGATTGGTCTTGCCTTTGACGGAGATAGTGATCGCTTGATTGCAGTGGATGAAAATGGAGAAATCGTAGACGGGGATAAGATCATGTACATCATCGGTTCGTATCTTTCAAGCAAGGGCTTGCTCGAAAAAAATACGATCGTTACAACCGTCATGTCCAATCTCGGTTTCCACAAGGCATTAGATGCGAAGGGGATTCAAAAAGAAATCACAGCTGTTGGAGACCGTTATGTGGTCGAAGAAATGCGCAAATCTGGGTATAACCTTGGTGGAGAACAGTCCGGTCATGTAGTCATCATGGATTACAACACGACTGGTGATGGTCAATTAACAGGCGTTCAATTAACCAAAATCATGCAAGAAACCGGTAAGAAATTATCTGAATTGGCTGCAGAAGTAACCATTTACCCACAAAAGCTTGTCAATATCCGGGTTGAAAATAGCATGAAAGACAAGGCGATGGAAGTGCCTGCTATTCGTGAAATCATTGAAAAAATGGAAGCGGAAATGGCAGAAAATGGTCGTATCCTTGTGCGTCCAAGTGGAACCGAACCCCTCCTTCGTGTGATGGCAGAAGCGCCAACCCATGAAGAAGTAGACTACTATGTGGATACCATTGCTGCAGTTGTTCAAGCAGAAATCGGACTTTAA
- a CDS encoding YvcK family protein gives MRKPKVTVIGGGTGISVILDSLRKKPVEITAIVTVADDGGSSGELRKNIQKLTPPGDLRNVLVAMSDMPRFYEKVFQYRFADDDGPLAGHPLGNLIIAGISEMQGSTYNAMQLLTKFFHTTGKIYPSSDSPLTLHAVFQDGKEVVGESHIANYTGMIDHVYVTNTFDQERPKASKKVVEAILESDMVVLGPGSLFTSILPNLMIDEIGKAILETKAQVAYVCNIMTQRGETEHFTDSDHVAVLHKHLGEKFIDTVLVNINQVPAAYMNSNKFDEYLVQVEHDFKGVHSQVPQVISSDFLKLVNGGAFHDGEKVVEELMQIVQVRK, from the coding sequence ATGAGAAAACCTAAAGTAACCGTTATTGGAGGAGGGACAGGGATTTCTGTTATTCTCGATAGTCTAAGAAAGAAGCCGGTCGAGATCACTGCTATTGTAACTGTTGCAGATGATGGCGGTAGCTCAGGTGAATTGCGGAAGAACATCCAAAAATTGACACCACCTGGAGATCTTCGAAATGTGCTGGTTGCCATGTCAGATATGCCTCGTTTTTATGAGAAGGTCTTTCAATACCGCTTTGCAGACGATGATGGCCCTTTGGCCGGACACCCTTTGGGAAACTTGATCATTGCAGGGATTTCAGAGATGCAAGGCTCGACCTATAATGCCATGCAGTTGTTAACCAAATTCTTTCATACGACCGGCAAGATCTATCCTTCCAGTGATAGTCCCTTGACCCTTCATGCCGTTTTTCAAGATGGAAAAGAAGTGGTAGGAGAAAGCCACATTGCCAACTACACCGGCATGATTGATCATGTTTATGTGACCAATACCTTTGATCAAGAGCGCCCAAAAGCTAGTAAGAAAGTGGTGGAAGCGATTCTTGAAAGTGATATGGTCGTCTTAGGTCCTGGTTCGCTCTTTACCTCGATCCTTCCTAATTTGATGATCGATGAGATTGGGAAAGCCATCCTTGAAACCAAGGCCCAAGTAGCTTATGTTTGTAACATCATGACCCAAAGAGGAGAAACCGAGCATTTCACAGATAGCGACCACGTTGCCGTGCTCCATAAACATTTGGGAGAGAAGTTCATTGATACCGTCCTTGTCAATATCAATCAGGTTCCCGCAGCCTACATGAACAGTAATAAATTTGATGAATACTTGGTGCAGGTAGAGCACGATTTTAAGGGGGTGCACTCGCAAGTTCCCCAAGTGATTTCTTCCGATTTCTTAAAGCTGGTCAATGGAGGAGCCTTTCATGATGGTGAAAAAGTGGTCGAAGAGCTGATGCAGATCGTGCAGGTGAGAAAATGA